The following proteins come from a genomic window of Caloenas nicobarica isolate bCalNic1 chromosome 6, bCalNic1.hap1, whole genome shotgun sequence:
- the SCRN3 gene encoding secernin-3 — protein sequence MAPRPPPRSCDTFVALPPAAAGGRVVFGKNSDRPADEVQEIVYFPAAAHPPGASLECTFVAVEQAQRTHAVVLSRPAWLWGAEMGANEHGVCIGNEAVWGREEVGDEEALLGMDLVRLGLERADTAEKALTVIVDLLEKYGQGGNCMESHMAFTYHNSFLIADRKEAWVLETSGKYWAAEKVEGGVRNISNQLSITTKIDREHPELREYAKSKGWWDGEKEFDFAATYSYVNTARMTTSRGRYCEGYKLLNKHKGSITSEIMMEILRDKESGINMEGGFMTTGSMVSVLPQQPHLPCIHFFTGTPDPARSVFKPFIFVPNITQLLKTSSPTFGHDDPVKKQPRFQNKPDRRHELYKKHESAAVVMETMKDKGKEMLKEIQELEKQKISEMESILQNGCLDVTQVVNLFPQCVEEELKIYS from the exons ATGgccccccggccgccgccccgctcctgCGACACCTTCGtggcgctgccgcccgccgcggcGGGGGGTCGCGTCGTCTTCGGCAAGAACTCGGACCGGCCGGCGGACGAGGTGCAAGAGATCGTCTACTTCCCGGCCGCCGCGCACCCGCCCGGCGCCAGCCTGGAG TGCACGTTCGTGGCGGTGGAGCAGGCGCAGCGGACCCACGCCGTGGTGCTCAGCCGGCCCGCCTGGCTGTGGGGCGCCGAGATGGGCGCCAACGAGCACGGCGTGTGCATCGGGAACGAAGcggtgtggggcagggaggaggtcGGCGACGaggaggctctgctgggcatGGACCTCGTCAG gCTTGGACTGGAGAGAGCAGACACAGCTGAAAAGGCTCTTACTGTCATAGTTGATTTGCTGGAAAAATATGGACAGGGAGGAAACTGTATGGAGAGCCACATGGCATTTACATACCATAACAGTTTTCTGATCGCCGACAGAAAGGAAGCATGGGTGCTGGAGACATCAGGAAAATACTGGGCAGCAGAAAAAGTAGAAG GAGGCGTACGGAATATTTCCAACCAGCTCTCTATCACAACCAAGATTGACAGAGAACACCCAGAACTGAGGGAATATGCCAAAAGCAAGGGCTGGtgggatggagaaaaggaatttGATTTTGCTGCCACATACTCTTATGTAAATACTGCCAGAATGACCACATCCAGAGGACGATATTGTGAAGGCTATAAACTTCTGAACAAACACAAAG GATCTATCACTTCTGAAATAATGATGGAAATTCTTCGTGACAAAGAGAGTGGCATTAATATGGAAGGTGGATTTATGACAACTGGAAGCATGGTGTCTGTGTTGCCTCAGCAGCCTCATCTGCCCTGTATTCACTTCTTTACTGGAACTCCAGATCCTGCGAG gTCTGTATTCAAGCCTTTCATTTTTGTGCCCAATATTACTCAGCTATTAAAAACTAGCTCCCCTACATTTGGTCATGATGATCCAGTTAAGAAGCAACCACGTTTTCAGAATAAGCCAGATCGAAGACATGAGCTCTATAAAAAACATGAAAGTGCTGCTGTAGTTATGGAAACTATGAAG GACAAAGGTAAAGAGATGCTGAAAGAGATACAGGAGCTGGAGAAACAGAAGATCAGTGAAATGGAATCAATCCTGCAAAATGGATGTCTTGACGTTACCCAAGTGGTTAACCTTTTTCCACAGTGTGTAGAAGAAGAACTCAAAATATATAGCTAA